The Leptospira noumeaensis genome segment AAAAATTGAGAGAAAAGGTGAGTCTCATTTGATGTTAACAGAAAAGTTACCCATCACTGTGGCACCTTGGCCTCCACCTGATGAAAAAAAACAAGTTTTGGAATTGGATAAAAACAAACTCCTTCTTACAGAAGAAAACATTGATAAACAATTGGAAGTTCTAAAACGAATTGCTAAGGACCAAAAAGAACATAACGAAAAAAGGTTCGATATCAAAGACAATCCAAAACCGTTCATTACTCATTCGGAAAGGTTGTCAGACCGTGGGATTTTGTTTACTTTTCCTGTAGAAATTTCACCAGAAATTTGGAAACAACAAGACCTTTGGGAAGTGAGTTTCGGATTTGAAAATGGCCCCAATTTTAGTATTAGGGCGAAGATGATGCCCACCAAACAAAAGTCAGATTTGTATCTCCTTCGTTATGTGGATGCAGATGAAAGTGTGCGGAAATCTTTGTATGAAGAAATCCGCAAACGTGGTGGTATCAGAGAAGTTTTAACGTAAAAAAACTATAACCTTTCAGGGAAGGCTCCTTTGGAAGGTGTCTTTGAGCCTTTCGGTAATAAAATCAAATCTACTTTGGGAATTTCTTTTCCCGAAGTTAGTTTTTCTCCAAATGCTTCCCAAGAACCTTGGGTTAAGGAAAAAGATAACAAATATTGTAAGTTAGGAAGTTCCGGAAGTTTCACAAAAGGCGTTCCTCCGTGTAAGATGATAAATCTTTTGCTCGGATTTTTTTTGGCGAGGGCAGCTATGGAAAGAATTTCGTTTTCGGAAGTAGAATCAAAAAGGTAAGTTGTGATGGATTTGTCTTTGATTTGAGTTTGGAAAGATTTGAAAGCTACGGTGTTTACCTTTTTTGTTTTCAAAGTTTCTTTCAAACGATTGTTTTTCACAAAGGATACAGTTTCCGAAGGAAGGATCCCTGAAGTTTGTATGGATTTGGGATAGGAGCGAATGGAGTCTTCGTTGATTTCTTTTACAAAGTTTTTTGACTCGTTTAACTTCGCATATCTTTGGTCTCTTTCCAAATTCCAATTGGTGAGGAATTCTTTTTGTTTTTGGTTTTCCTCATACACTTTGGGAAGGATGGAGTTTTCATCATAAAGCCCAAGTTCTAGTTTTTTACGAATTTGTTTTTGGACGGCTTCTTTTAGTTTGTCATGTTCTTTACCGTCTTTGTCCACATAACGAAACTCACCATTTTTGTAAGCCTCACTCAGTTGGGCTTTGAACTTTCTTGCTGTTTCTCCCCAACTTGTCAAAAGGACAATATTGGCACCAGCGAGGATTGTAAGAACACCAGGTCTATCTTTTTCGTAATTTTTAGAAATGGCATGCATCTCCATCGCGTCTGTGATGATGATTCCATCAAAGTTTAATTCCTTTCGCAAAACATCTGTTAGTATGTTTTTGGAAAGTGTGGCTGGAAATTGGGGATCAATTTTTGGATACATGATGTGAGCTGACATCACAGCCTCTGCACCGCCAGCAATGGAACGTTTGAAAGGAACTAGCTCCAATGTTTCTAACTCTTCCAAACTTTTGTTAATGATAGGAAGTCCCAAATGGCTATCGACTGTAGTATCTCCATGACCTGGAAAGTGTTTGATGACAGGAAGGCATCCACCTGCACGTGCTCCTTTTTCATAAGCCACAGCTACATCAGAAACTCTTTTGGAATCGGAACCAAACGAACGTGTGTTGATGACTGGATTTAACGGATTGTTATTGATGTCGAGAACGGGTGCAAAAAGAAAATTGAGCCCAAGGCTACGAAGTTCGTAAGAGGTGACAAAACCGACTACTTCCCCCCATTCCGTATTTCCTGTTTGGCCGACTGCCATAGCACCAGGGTAAGGTGTGATTCCATCTTGGACTCGGAACACACGCCCACCCTCTTGGTCTGTGGAAATAAAAAATGGAGCAAGGCCCTTTTCCTTTGCAGCAGTTTGTAAGTCACGAGTGAGAGAGAGGATTTCTTCTTTTTTGCCCAGATTTTTTCCAAAGAGAATGATCCCACCGGGTTTTGTGGATGCAATTTCTTCCAAAGCAATTGGATCCACTGTCTTTTGCGGGATGGCAATGTGGATGGTTTGGCCCACAAGTTCTTCTTCTGACATTGTGTTTGTGATGGCCCAAGCTTTTGTATCCAACCAAGTTTTACGTTCGTTGGCGTCAAGTTCGGTCAGATAAAAACCAAAACAATAGGAAGAGCCAAAAAATCCAAAAAGGAGAAAGAGGGAAAAGGAAGTGCGTAGAAGAACTTGGTTCATAAGCTATGATGGTACGTTCTACGGACGGCTTTTCCGAGACAACCAAGAAAAATTTCCACTTTGGATCAGAATCTATCGTCTGAGTTTTAGTGGATGACTTTTATAAAAACCTAACACCCAGTTCTAATTTTAAAAATTTATTTGATGGTGTGATGCCAACAAAAGTTCCTGATGATTGGTTTATACTCATTACCGATATTGTTGGATCCACAAAAGCAATTGAAGAAGGTAGATACAAAGATGTCAATACTGCGGGCGGACTAACTGCCATAGCCGTTGCCAATGTGTATGGACATATGGATTTTCCATTTGTGTTTGGCGGAGATGGAGTCACTTTTTTACTTCCTATCAATTTATTGTTTCCCATTCGTTCGGCCATTGCTGATACCATTTCGCAAGTGAAGGTTGCCTTTGGTTTAGAAATGCGAGCAGGGATTGTTCCTGTGCAAGAGTTGTATCGTGCGGGAACAGAATTATTTTTAAGTAAGTTTAGGGCCTCTGAACACTATGTCCAATGTTCCCTTTTTGGGGATGCGTTGCCACTTGCGGAAACATGGATCAAAGAAGGGAAAGATGAATCTTATTTAGTTCGTGAAAATGAAAAGATTTTGCCTGCGGATTTTACAGGATTTACTTGTCGTTGGCAAGACATTCCCAGTGAGAGGGGTGAGATTGTTTCTCTCATTGTAAAACCTATCCACAAAGATTTTGAAGTTTGTAAAAAAACGGTTACTCGTGTTCTTAATTTCATTCGTTCTGAATATGGAGAAGAGGGAGATTACCATCCCTTACGAGTGAACAACATTGAACTCGATTCGGGTCCTTATCTACGAAACGAAGCCCTGGCTCGTGTGGGTAAATCCACTGGTTTCAAATACTATTTAACATTAACTCAAATTTGGATCGAAAGAACGGCTATGGCTTTTGCAATGAAGTTTGGAATCCCTCTTAAGTCAGGTCACTATTCACTCGACAAACTAAAAGATTACCAAGTTCTTTCTGCAGACTTTCGTAAGTATGATGGAACTCTTAAGATGGTGATTGACGGATCAAAAGAACATAGAGAAGCACTTGTTTCTTTTTTGAACCAATTGGAAACGGAAGATCTGATTCGGTATGGGATTTTTGTTTCAAACAGGTCGCTTATGACCTGCGTATTAAAAGTAGCCTCTTCCGATGAAGTGCATTTTGTGGATGGGGCTGATGGCGGTTTTGCTATGGCCGCCAAGTCTTTGAAAGAAAAGTTAAAGGTGCTTTAGGTATATTTTTATGCGAAATAAACTTTAACTATGGCTATTAAAATATTTATAAATATTCTTATATTTTTGATATCGGCTTTAGTCTCCATTGACCCTTCCACGTCAAAAAAAGAAGTTTTGGATAATAATACATGCGACCAAAAACTCCAAATTTGTTTCAAAAAATGTATTAGTGATCAAGAAGAAAGCAGATCAGCTTTTAGAAAAGGTATGTGTAAGGATGAATGTGCATACCATCTAAAAAACCAATATGGTTGCCTATTATATTACAATTCGTCCTACAAATAAAAAATAAATGGAACCTTCTTTAGATTCCATAAGGGTTTCGATACTTCTCGGACATATTCTTTTATTGTTCAACACAGATTAATTTTTTCTGTAAATCACACCTTCTCGCCGCACTGGATACGGAACCTGCACCATTGCGAACCCAAATTTCACCATAGAAATATGTAGCAGCATTTGTTGTACAGGTTTCATAATTAAAGCCATGGCAGTTATGGCGGTAAATGAGAGAGGCATCATTACATGCTGTTAAATCAGGAGTACTTGCTTGCGTTGCTGGAGTCAAGGTATTGGTCATCCCTGTCCAAAATTCGTCAGCTGCAGTTGTTGAAAAATCACGAGACATGGAAGTTGGATTGAATAATGCAGATCCGTCGGCAACAAAGAGTCTTGTATGTTCATCACTGCAAACGTTGTATCCAGAACCTGTACAACGGAAGTAATGATAATTTGATGAAAGTACCCAGTTGACGCCGCCTGGAACCCTTTGATTCGCAATGGAGGCATCACCGGCGCTATTGCTGACAATCAAAGCTTTATAGGTTCCTGAGACTCCGGAAGGTTTATTGTTATTGCAAGTAAGGTCAGCACCGAAAACACCATCGGTTCCCATTTCTCCCTTATACGTTCCCGCTGTTGTGAATATTTTCTTTCCTGTTGGTTCATCGTCTTCATTGGTAATGGAATGGTCAGAAGGATTTGATGCGGCTGAGTAATTTGTATCTGTATTGGCAACCATCACAAAACGAATGTCAAATGATTGGTTTCCATCGGAAAATGTATCGTCTAGGCCAGTGACTGTAAAAGACTGCTTTTTAGCAGAGTTGGCACAACCGGCATCAGAAGCGTTGGCTCCTTCAACTTCGCTATTCACCGGGAATGTGATGGGAGATGTAGTGATCGTTCCACATTCTCCATAAGCTGCTTCGCCCGCCGTATAGGTTTTACAGCTAATATTTAAAACTACTTGTTGGGTTGGGTTATTCCCTCCCAAACAAACATGAACAGTCGCGACATTGGCTGTGCCTTCTCTTGGAGAACCCGAGTGAGTAACGTAGAAAGCTTTTTCATCATCCGTAGTTCTTGCGTAAATATCGATAGGGTCGTAGGACAAACCACCTGTAGAAATTGCTGTTGTGATCATCCAATCCTGATTCAGATCCACTAACGAATCATCCACGTGGGTTAGGGCGATTCTATTTGTGGCTGCACCTGTTTCCATAGTATTGTAATTGCTGGAATCGATAGTGACACTTCCAGGAACAGTTCCTTCTGTCAGATCGCTAGATGTGAGTCCGACGGTGACTGGAGAAGCCGGAGAAGATTGTGTGATCAGCCAAATTTGTGTAGACCCTCCTTCCTGTGCAACGAGTCGGTCGCCAATAGTTCCTAAAGGCGAACCGGAATAGTTACAAGGTTGTATTAGATGAGTCCCATCATTATCACAGGAGCGAATTTTTACATTGGGTTTGTATACGGATGTGCTATAAGTGGAGTCCGAAGAAGTTACGGTAAAGGAAACTGTGTAATCTTGGTTTCCGGAATTTGCTGAATCTGTGGCACCAATTGAACGAAAGGTTTGGTAGGTATTCCAATCCGTCGGTGTAAATACCAATGATGGTGTTTGGATCGTACATTTACTTCCGCAATTAGATGTAAAATTTAAAGTAACGTTATTTGTTGGTTTGGAACGAAGTCGAATTTGAAAGTTCGCATACTTGTCACCGAATCGATTACTCTCATCAGTCGCAAATCCTTCAATCGTAGCAATACTTGAACTCGCAGAATTGATGGTGGCACCACCGCTAAACTTAAGGACAGTAAATCCGGGCACACTTTGGTCTAGGTTGTAAACTACAACATTTCTTGGTTTGATTCCATTGTATTCAGAATCAGCGCTAGTTGTTCTTCCTAACTCAATTGTATAAGATTTTAATCCATCAAGTTCTAAATCATCAACAGAAGTGACAGTAACAGTTTGCTCAACACTATAGTTCGCTGCTGTGAATGTAAGTGTTTTTGGATTTGCGATACCTTCTCTATTTCCAACATTCACTGCATCATAAACATCATTGATTGGTATCGTTACATTAGCTGTCGGCGCTGTTCTTAACCGAACTTTAAAAGTTCCGTTGGTAGTTGTAGCAGAGGGGCCTGGTTCTTCCATCACTCGGATATTAGAAACTCTTACTCCTGGTGCTTCATCGTCTTCGACTGACACAGAAATATCACAGGCATCTTTTGCTGAATACGTTCCAGATGTTACATTACCACTTCCGTCTTTTTGAACCATCGTTCCTAAAACAACGGTCATTGGA includes the following:
- a CDS encoding DUF3095 domain-containing protein; protein product: MDDFYKNLTPSSNFKNLFDGVMPTKVPDDWFILITDIVGSTKAIEEGRYKDVNTAGGLTAIAVANVYGHMDFPFVFGGDGVTFLLPINLLFPIRSAIADTISQVKVAFGLEMRAGIVPVQELYRAGTELFLSKFRASEHYVQCSLFGDALPLAETWIKEGKDESYLVRENEKILPADFTGFTCRWQDIPSERGEIVSLIVKPIHKDFEVCKKTVTRVLNFIRSEYGEEGDYHPLRVNNIELDSGPYLRNEALARVGKSTGFKYYLTLTQIWIERTAMAFAMKFGIPLKSGHYSLDKLKDYQVLSADFRKYDGTLKMVIDGSKEHREALVSFLNQLETEDLIRYGIFVSNRSLMTCVLKVASSDEVHFVDGADGGFAMAAKSLKEKLKVL
- a CDS encoding glycoside hydrolase family 3 protein; translated protein: MNQVLLRTSFSLFLLFGFFGSSYCFGFYLTELDANERKTWLDTKAWAITNTMSEEELVGQTIHIAIPQKTVDPIALEEIASTKPGGIILFGKNLGKKEEILSLTRDLQTAAKEKGLAPFFISTDQEGGRVFRVQDGITPYPGAMAVGQTGNTEWGEVVGFVTSYELRSLGLNFLFAPVLDINNNPLNPVINTRSFGSDSKRVSDVAVAYEKGARAGGCLPVIKHFPGHGDTTVDSHLGLPIINKSLEELETLELVPFKRSIAGGAEAVMSAHIMYPKIDPQFPATLSKNILTDVLRKELNFDGIIITDAMEMHAISKNYEKDRPGVLTILAGANIVLLTSWGETARKFKAQLSEAYKNGEFRYVDKDGKEHDKLKEAVQKQIRKKLELGLYDENSILPKVYEENQKQKEFLTNWNLERDQRYAKLNESKNFVKEINEDSIRSYPKSIQTSGILPSETVSFVKNNRLKETLKTKKVNTVAFKSFQTQIKDKSITTYLFDSTSENEILSIAALAKKNPSKRFIILHGGTPFVKLPELPNLQYLLSFSLTQGSWEAFGEKLTSGKEIPKVDLILLPKGSKTPSKGAFPERL
- a CDS encoding DUF1554 domain-containing protein encodes the protein MKFYLQIKSFLSILVLSILIFSNCSGQVSAGDTFLFGVSEKFDRLFGNESTVACSSDVTITTKAVSLVEDGNVSASFSTTEDSGITPAPTENDWGYSSFETCIYPNSPFSGSVEIPVSLSSNYGSRITSTQSVPGPAALPTKLTFTGNGLAARQCLRFTVVNDTDRSPVVDPMTVVLGTMVQKDGSGNVTSGTYSAKDACDISVSVEDDEAPGVRVSNIRVMEEPGPSATTTNGTFKVRLRTAPTANVTIPINDVYDAVNVGNREGIANPKTLTFTAANYSVEQTVTVTSVDDLELDGLKSYTIELGRTTSADSEYNGIKPRNVVVYNLDQSVPGFTVLKFSGGATINSASSSIATIEGFATDESNRFGDKYANFQIRLRSKPTNNVTLNFTSNCGSKCTIQTPSLVFTPTDWNTYQTFRSIGATDSANSGNQDYTVSFTVTSSDSTYSTSVYKPNVKIRSCDNDGTHLIQPCNYSGSPLGTIGDRLVAQEGGSTQIWLITQSSPASPVTVGLTSSDLTEGTVPGSVTIDSSNYNTMETGAATNRIALTHVDDSLVDLNQDWMITTAISTGGLSYDPIDIYARTTDDEKAFYVTHSGSPREGTANVATVHVCLGGNNPTQQVVLNISCKTYTAGEAAYGECGTITTSPITFPVNSEVEGANASDAGCANSAKKQSFTVTGLDDTFSDGNQSFDIRFVMVANTDTNYSAASNPSDHSITNEDDEPTGKKIFTTAGTYKGEMGTDGVFGADLTCNNNKPSGVSGTYKALIVSNSAGDASIANQRVPGGVNWVLSSNYHYFRCTGSGYNVCSDEHTRLFVADGSALFNPTSMSRDFSTTAADEFWTGMTNTLTPATQASTPDLTACNDASLIYRHNCHGFNYETCTTNAATYFYGEIWVRNGAGSVSSAARRCDLQKKLICVEQ